Proteins encoded by one window of Ostrinia nubilalis chromosome 23, ilOstNubi1.1, whole genome shotgun sequence:
- the LOC135083442 gene encoding protein lifeguard 2-like isoform X2 yields the protein MKIEEILALSKEIHKDAIPSDNIQTQYIVINMFKQQNEPEDTNPRAHDGKVLPAYRPGTLTVFIQCIMLMTFTMFMFTGILVGYIMITFIFLFIDYGFVCTDCSRRVPCNFYFLCLTVVSLSVIIATVSALCDSSVLLCTILAVAVTVLIAVFLTFTKTDFSSPFMYAVMLVTAFFAVILIAVILIATKTYVNPLWLLGVIIATFIQVTMLTMQLQTILGGRTIELKEDDYAIASFMLYASVIDVFLKMLQIADVTRDAR from the exons ATGAAGATAGAAGAAATATTAGCGTTAAGTAAAGAAATCCATAAAGATGCGATACCTTCGGATAATATCCAAAcccaatacatagttataaatatgttTAAGCAGCAAAATGAACCTGAGGATACCA ATCCGAGGGCACACGACGGTAAAGTCTTGCCTGCATACCGGCCTGGCACTCTCACCGTGTTCATACAGTGTATAATGCTGATGACTTTCACTATGTTTATGTTCACGGGGATATTGGTCGGATATATTATGATAAC ATTTATATTCTTGTTCATAGACTATGGGTTTGTGTGTACAGACTGTTCCAGACGTGTTCCTTGTAATTTTTACTTTCTGTGCCTAACG GTGGTGTCATTGAGTGTTATTATAGCCACAGTAAGTGCTTTATGCGACTCATCAGTGTTACTGTGCACTATTTTGGCTGTTGCAGTCACTGTGCTAATTGCTGTTTTTCTTACATTCACAAAG aCTGACTTCTCAAGTCCTTTTATGTATGCTGTGATGCTGGTGACGGCGTTTTTTGCAGTAATTCTGATTGCTGTTATATTGATAGCAACTAAAACTTATGTTAATCCTTTGTGGCTACTTGGAGTTATTATTGCCACTTTTATACAAGTTACG ATGTTAACAATGCAGTTGCAAACTATACTCGGTGGTAGAACGATCGAGCTGAAGGAAGACGACTACGCCATCGCATCGTTCATGCTTTACGCGTCCGTCATCGATGTGTTCCTCAAAATGCTGCAAATTGCCGACGTGACCAGAGATGCACGGTGA
- the LOC135083442 gene encoding protein lifeguard 2-like isoform X1, producing MKIEEILALSKEIHKDAIPSDNIQTQYIVINMFKQQNEPEDTNPRAHDGKVLPAYRPGTLTVFIQCIMLMTFTMFMFTGILVGYIMITPDVKQFIAKEAIFMIALFLFIFLFIDYGFVCTDCSRRVPCNFYFLCLTVVSLSVIIATVSALCDSSVLLCTILAVAVTVLIAVFLTFTKTDFSSPFMYAVMLVTAFFAVILIAVILIATKTYVNPLWLLGVIIATFIQVTMLTMQLQTILGGRTIELKEDDYAIASFMLYASVIDVFLKMLQIADVTRDAR from the exons ATGAAGATAGAAGAAATATTAGCGTTAAGTAAAGAAATCCATAAAGATGCGATACCTTCGGATAATATCCAAAcccaatacatagttataaatatgttTAAGCAGCAAAATGAACCTGAGGATACCA ATCCGAGGGCACACGACGGTAAAGTCTTGCCTGCATACCGGCCTGGCACTCTCACCGTGTTCATACAGTGTATAATGCTGATGACTTTCACTATGTTTATGTTCACGGGGATATTGGTCGGATATATTATGATAAC GCCAGATGTAAAACAATTCATCGCTAAGGAGGCAATTTTTATGATTGCTTTATTCTT ATTTATATTCTTGTTCATAGACTATGGGTTTGTGTGTACAGACTGTTCCAGACGTGTTCCTTGTAATTTTTACTTTCTGTGCCTAACG GTGGTGTCATTGAGTGTTATTATAGCCACAGTAAGTGCTTTATGCGACTCATCAGTGTTACTGTGCACTATTTTGGCTGTTGCAGTCACTGTGCTAATTGCTGTTTTTCTTACATTCACAAAG aCTGACTTCTCAAGTCCTTTTATGTATGCTGTGATGCTGGTGACGGCGTTTTTTGCAGTAATTCTGATTGCTGTTATATTGATAGCAACTAAAACTTATGTTAATCCTTTGTGGCTACTTGGAGTTATTATTGCCACTTTTATACAAGTTACG ATGTTAACAATGCAGTTGCAAACTATACTCGGTGGTAGAACGATCGAGCTGAAGGAAGACGACTACGCCATCGCATCGTTCATGCTTTACGCGTCCGTCATCGATGTGTTCCTCAAAATGCTGCAAATTGCCGACGTGACCAGAGATGCACGGTGA